ctgagctggatgatggcatcactgttttctccagagctccattatagataaatgaaatataataataaccaatgatttttacaatggaatgaatcaactaacttaagctggacaatgacactattttttaTAGGgccaaaacaaactttgttccatcattttttctgctataagcattatataaataaaggtgacttgacttgattcccccatcttaaaatttaaaaggcagctatatatgtgtgtgtgtgtgtgtgtgtgtgtgtgtgtgtgtaaaaagaCCCAATTTATACTatgacaaataaatataaataaatatgtgtaaaatattatttggatTTTTTATTCACACTTCTGTACTGTgtagtatttatttgtttgttttaatacattttaattatttatttcaatgtattttattcatttatttgtttagtttATTTGTTAACAGGGTCAATGCACATTAATAAACATAACTGTAAACATGCCAGAATTAGCCCAAAAGGCTATTTTTCATCTGTAGAAGAATGTTTAAAAGTCACCCTAAAACAAAGACAGAGCATCATTACATATATAGTACACatcatataaaaaataaataaataaataaataaacaaacacaaatgcaCAGTAAAAAGCGCtactaaaatacaaaatataaggtaaggaagagaaagagagtgagagaaaaagaaaaaaaagaacgagagagagagagattgattgCAACAGGAGAAGGCAACATAGCCAAGAGCAATTTGTACAAGAAAGTCTATTTTGTCAAGATTACAATACTAATGTTGACAATGCTGAgttgaaattaattaattttattttttttttttttatttgaatctaatatttatttataaataacaaattttattataaataacttTAAACTTTTCCCTGGACCCCTAGCATCCCCTTGTGGCCTGAAAACCTCTTCCGTTAAACACCCAAACTCCTGTCCACTAGGCGGAGGAAAAGCACGCCATGAACTCCGTGATAATCACGAGAAGGAGAGAAATGGCGATCTCCAGTGAAAGCGTGGAGGGTCTCATAGGGACTTTCCGTGAGTCTCTAAAAGCGCAAGGTTTTGAAATTTATCCTTTCAAGGTAATATGTCTGGCTCCATGAACATAATAAAAGCAATCAGGCTCGATAATGAAAGTATTTGACGTCTGTATATTGTAGTGGTGCGTGTGTTAGTTCTGTTCACAAGCACAGTGCACTGACACATCAGTGGAAAACATGTTTGGACAACACTTATGAAGGCAGTTCTGAACGTAACTAGTTTGTGTTTGTTACTGATCATATGTCTGTGTTGTGGTAGGTCGGCTGGTACAATGCAGTGTTATCTCCTGCCCATCACCTGCATTACCCAGCAGACACTCTGGCTGTGGTGGTCCTGAGCTCTCCGTCCATGTTTGAGCGCTCGTTCCTGCCCTTCTTACGGAGCCAGTGCTGTGAGGGCCTCAGGGACCCCATCGATCAGTGCAGCGCTCACACCGTCTCCTCCGCTGTCTCGCTGGTGTGGTTCAGCTCAGTTACACTTATTCCAGTTCACATCCACTCTCTTTCTGCTTTTATCTAGAGCAAAATGCGTGAAAAAGATTAGAAAAAAGCAGTGtaaaatgtatgaataaataaaaatatgattaaacCTACTtaataaatttgattaaaattaataaataaatttaagtaaatcaataaattaagacatcagattaaaataaattaaattgatttgaataaataataaattgatatatttgattaaaataaataaatgaaaataaaagtttgatataaataaatttgataaaTAAGTACAacttgatttaaataaaaacaagaaagcagtgtaaaatatatacaataagaTTAAACTAAGTAACTAAATAAATGAGTTGATTAAAATAAgtcaattaaatttcatttaaataattaaaggattagtccacttttaaataagttttcctgataatttactcaccctcatgtcatccaagttgttcatgtctttctttcttcagtggtaaagaaatgaaggtttttgaggaaaacattccaggatttttctccaaggtccaaatgtcagtttcagtgcagcttcaaaagggctttaaatgattccagacgaggaataagagtcttatctagagaaaccatcactcatttttgaaaaaaatgtatatgctttataaacacgaaactggcgccgcgttcgttccgtaagtagaatagggaaggcgtaggacatacagcgtaagcgttttagAGAATATGGAAAGCGAAAGCACGCACAAGGTTTaatgtgtgtttataaagcatatacagttgtatttttttcgaaaatgtccgatggtttctctatatgagactcttattcctcgtctgggatcatgtagagctctttgaagctgcactgaaactgacatttggaccttcaacccgttgaaccccagtgaagtccactatatggagaaaaatcctggaatgttttccttcatttctttccgactgaagaaagaaagacatgaacgacttggatgacatgagggtgagtaaattatcaggaaaagtggactaatcctttaatatatttaaaataatttgaaatctAAATCAGTCTaaactacatttaacagtactaCAATGAGTAGAAAAATGCAGTGGTGTAATAGAAACGAAATATTTtccacatttataataataattatacatgAATGTTTGAAATTTTAGGATGGGATTGAGAAGTTCTGATCATTCCTTTGTCCAACCATGTGTTTTAATCTCTCTCTCAGTGTTTTCCCAGTCAGTCTGTGGATGTCAGTTATGATTATGAGATGCTGCCCAACAGAAGACCCAAGTTTCTCGCACAGACTGCCGCCCACGTCTCAGGAGCAGCGTACTACTACCAGAAATCAGACGTCCACAGTCCACCATGGGCTGATAAGGTCAGCCAGAAAACATCTACAGTcgattaaaatatttaactttttGATTAATCTGAGAAATGCAAacaatacttaaaatatatatgttttactttacaaaaAACTCTTTATGGATGCAGTCAGATGAAAGTCTTTCTCCTTATTCTTCACAGAAGATGTTTGGAGTCTGTATGCACCCTAAGCTGGGTGGCTGGTTTGCTATCCGAGCCCTGCTGGTCTTTAAGGATGTGCGAGCGGGAGCGGATCTTCAGCAGAAGGATCCTCCAGACTGTGTGCGCTCACAGGAGGAGCGGATCGAACTGCTGGAGAGGTTTAACTTCCGCTGGCAGGACTGGAGCTACAGAGACATGGTGCCCACAGAGGAGAGGTACTCGGATCAGCAGAGGGAGTATTTCAGGACTCCTCCAGGCCAGCGGGGGGAGCTGCTCAGACACTGGGGCTTTCTGACTGACACTGACTCTGAGAAGCAGAGCTCCACGAACAAACAGGGCTGATTCTGCACAGCTTCTTAGCCGTTTTCCCAAAGATGTGTTCTGCtctgtggaagcttgttttcaccacagaataaaaggtaattgagattttttatctcgcaattctgactttttccttgcAGCTgccagtttatatctcacaattaatactatttttctcagaattgcaagtttatatttgCAATTTGGACTACATAACTTGAAATTGTGAgattatatctcaaaattctgccCTGTTTGGTCAGAATAATCAGAATCGTGAGATAACTTgcagttaccttttttatttattattttgtgctggaaacaagcttccatatgcTTGTTTTGAGTGGCACACAATGTATTAACACTGTAAATGAACATTGTTTTTAGGTTTCACGTTCTAGTCTCACTGTATTTGACATGCCACTACAGAGAATATGTATGACGTTTATAAATgatcatttgtttgtttaattttaatttaataaaacaaagagAATAAGGGGTAAGTATTCTATCAGATTCAAGAGGCTTGACATGActaaattattttatacatttaattttattgtatttttgcacATAAACACTCATACATTTGCAAAACAAGAATCTTTTCCACCCTAATTCTGGCTGTCAGATACACTTGGTTTTTATCTTATAGCTATAGGAAGCTTTAAAATAATACTGTAAAATTGAAATCAAtacttatttaataaatattttgcaataatgacAGTTCCTTATCCAAGGAATGTtcttaataaagtaaaaaaaaaagatttgtccttaatatttttatgatgtcTTGTTCTGTAGCCGCCCAAAGCCATGCTGTATTGCAGAGATGGgcaattaattaaatgtatttataatacatatttaattgcTTTGGGTTATTTTGAAATTTGTGTTTTGCTGGACAGAAAAGAATCAAAAGGAATTTGTGTCAAAGCACTTTCAGAAattgtattttgt
Above is a window of Megalobrama amblycephala isolate DHTTF-2021 linkage group LG11, ASM1881202v1, whole genome shotgun sequence DNA encoding:
- the mmachc gene encoding cyanocobalamin reductase / alkylcobalamin dealkylase, whose product is MNSVIITRRREMAISSESVEGLIGTFRESLKAQGFEIYPFKVGWYNAVLSPAHHLHYPADTLAVVVLSSPSMFERSFLPFLRSQCCEGLRDPIDQCSAHTVSSAVSLCFPSQSVDVSYDYEMLPNRRPKFLAQTAAHVSGAAYYYQKSDVHSPPWADKKMFGVCMHPKLGGWFAIRALLVFKDVRAGADLQQKDPPDCVRSQEERIELLERFNFRWQDWSYRDMVPTEERYSDQQREYFRTPPGQRGELLRHWGFLTDTDSEKQSSTNKQG